A region from the Eptesicus fuscus isolate TK198812 chromosome 1, DD_ASM_mEF_20220401, whole genome shotgun sequence genome encodes:
- the TBL1X gene encoding F-box-like/WD repeat-containing protein TBL1X — protein MSITSDEVNFLVYRYLQESGFSHSAFTFGIESHISQSNINGTLVPPAALISILQKGLQYVEAEISINEDGTVFDGRPIESLSLIDAVMPDVVQTRQQAFREKLAQQQASAAAAAAAAAAAAAAATAATAATTATVTPAAVPQPNAPKNGEATVNGEENGAHAINNHSKPMDIDGDVEIPPNKATVLRGHESEVFICAWNPVSDLLASGSGDSTARIWNLNESSNGASTQLVLRHCIREGGHDVPSNKDVTSLDWNSDGTLLATGSYDGFARIWTEDGNLASTLGQHKGPIFALKWNKKGNYILSAGVDKTTIIWDAHTGEAKQQFPFHSAPALDVDWQNNTTFASCSTDMCIHVCRLSCDRPVKTFQGHTNEVNAIKWDPSGMLLASCSDDMTLKIWSMKQDTCVHDLQAHSKEIYTIKWSPTGPATSNPNASIMLASASFDSTVRLWDVERGVCIHTLTKHQEPVYSVAFSPDGKYLASGSFDKCVHIWNTQSGSLVHSYRGTGGIFEVCWNARGDKVGASASDGSVCVLDLRK, from the exons ATGAGCATAACCAGCGACGAGGTGAACTTCCTGGTGTATCGCTACCTCCAGGAGTCAG GCTTCTCCCACTCGGCGTTCACCTTCGGCATCGAGAGCCACATCAGCCAGTCGAACATCAACGGGACGCTGGTGCCGCCCGCCGCCCTCATCTCCATCCTGCAGAAGGGGCTGCAGTACGTGGAGGCCGAGATCAGCATCAACGAG GACGGCACGGTGTTCGATGGCCGCCCCATAGAGTCCCTGTCCCTCATCGACGCCGTGATGCCCGATGTGGTGCAGACGCGGCAGCAGGCCTTCCGGGAGAAGCTCGCGCAGCAGCAGGCcagtgcggcggcggcggcagcagcagcagcagcagcagcagcggcagccaCGGCGGCCACGGCGGCCACGACAGCCACGGTGACCCCAGCAGCTGTTCCCCAGCCCAACGCCCCAAAGAATGGGGAAGCCACAGTGAACGGGGAGGAGAACGGAGCACATGCCATAA ATAACCACTCgaagcccatggacatagacggCGACGTTGAGATCCCACCCAACAAAGCCACGGTGCTTCGGGGCCACGAGTCCGAGGTCTTCATCTGCGCCTGGAACCCCGTCAGCGACCTCCTGGCCTCGGG GTCCGGAGACTCGACGGCGCGGATCTGGAACCTGAACGAGAGCAGCAACGGGGCGTCCACCCAGCTCGTGCTGCGGCACTGCATCCGCGAGGGCGGCCACGACGTGCCCAGCAACAAGGACGTGACCTCGCTGGACTGGAAC AGCGATGGGACGCTGCTGGCCACGGGCTCCTACGACGGCTTCGCGAGAATCTGGACGGAAGACG GTAACCTGGCCAGCACCTTAGGCCAACACAAAGGCCCCATCTTTGCCTTGAAATGGAACAAAAAGGGGAATTACATTTTGAGTGCTGGTGTGGACAAA ACAACAATAATTTGGGATGCCCACACGGGAGAAGCCAAACAGCAGTTTCCATTTCACTCTG CCCCCGCCCTCGATGTGGACTGGCAGAACAACACGACCTTCGCCTCCTGTAGCACCGACATGTGCATTCATGTCTGCAGACTCAGCTGCGACCGCCCCGTCAAAACCTTTCAGGGACACACA AATGAGGTCAATGCCATCAAGTGGGATCCTTCTGGAATGTTGCTGGCGTCCTGCTCGGACGACATGACGTTAAAG ATCTGGAGCATGAAACAGGACACGTGTGTCCATGACCTGCAAGCTCACAGCAAAGAGATCTACACCATAAAGTGGAGTCCCACCGGGCCCGCCACCAGCAACCCGAACGCCAGCATCATGCTCGCAAG cGCTTCGTTCGACTCCACGGTCCGGCTGTGGGACGTGGAGCGCGGCGTGTGCATCCACACACTCACCAAACACCAGGAACCTGTCTACAGCGTCGCGTTCAGCCCCGACGGCAAGTACCTGGCCAGCGGCTCCTTCGACAAGTGCGTGCACATCTGGAACACTCAG AGTGGGAGCCTGGTCCACAGCTACCGAGGCACTGGTGGCATCTTCGAGGTCTGCTGGAACGCCCGAGGGGACAAAGTGGGCGCCAGTGCGTCCGACGGCTCC GTGTGTGTGTTAGATCTGCGGAAGTGA